A single region of the Demequina sp. genome encodes:
- the hutH gene encoding histidine ammonia-lyase, protein MAAQVEATPAVVTIGDGALTPRDVVAVARHDAVIVLSDEAHERIDRSRRIIEDLAQDARPHYGVSTGFGALATEHIPPARRIELQRSLVRSHAASSGPEVEREVVRATMVLRLATLATGRTGVSRRVADVYVAMLNAGITPVVGEYGSLGCSGDLAPLAHCALAAMGEGEVRLGTSGAPGELTTAADALAAAGITPILLHEKEGLALINGTDGMLGMLCLALADLDRLMLTADIAAAMSIEGLAGTDAVFAADIQALRPHPGQAESAANMRAALAGSPVVSAHKESGFTRVQDAYSLRCAPQVHGAARDTVAHADAVARIELASAIDNPVVLPDGRVESNGNFHGAPLGYVLDFLAIAVADVASMSERRTDRFLDRSRNGGLHAFLASDPGVDSGHMIAQYTQAAIVSELKRLAVPASVDSIPTSAMQEDHVSMGWSAGRKLRRSIDGLTRVLAIEVITAARGIEMRAEGSAPAIARILEMLRERVPGVGPDRYLAPEIAAAVELVANGTLVKGLYA, encoded by the coding sequence ATGGCTGCTCAGGTGGAAGCGACGCCCGCGGTTGTCACGATCGGCGACGGCGCACTGACCCCCCGAGATGTCGTTGCGGTTGCACGCCACGACGCCGTCATCGTGCTGTCGGATGAGGCGCACGAGCGCATCGATCGGTCTCGCCGCATCATCGAGGACCTCGCGCAGGACGCGCGCCCGCACTACGGGGTCTCCACAGGCTTTGGGGCGCTCGCGACCGAGCACATTCCGCCCGCTCGGCGCATCGAACTGCAGCGGTCGCTCGTGCGCTCGCACGCCGCGTCTTCCGGCCCCGAGGTCGAGCGCGAGGTGGTTCGCGCCACGATGGTGCTGCGGCTCGCGACCCTGGCCACCGGGCGCACCGGGGTGTCACGGCGGGTAGCCGACGTGTACGTCGCCATGCTCAACGCCGGGATCACCCCCGTCGTAGGCGAGTACGGCTCGCTCGGCTGCTCCGGCGATCTTGCGCCGCTCGCCCACTGCGCGCTCGCCGCGATGGGAGAGGGTGAGGTGCGCCTCGGGACCTCAGGGGCGCCCGGCGAGCTAACGACCGCGGCGGACGCGCTCGCCGCGGCGGGCATCACCCCCATCCTGCTGCACGAGAAGGAGGGCCTCGCCCTCATCAACGGCACCGACGGGATGCTCGGCATGCTGTGCCTCGCGCTCGCCGATCTGGACCGCCTCATGCTGACGGCCGACATCGCGGCCGCGATGAGCATCGAGGGACTCGCGGGGACGGACGCGGTGTTCGCCGCGGACATCCAGGCGCTAAGGCCCCATCCCGGGCAAGCGGAGTCCGCGGCGAACATGCGCGCGGCACTCGCCGGCTCGCCGGTCGTCAGCGCACACAAGGAATCGGGCTTCACGCGCGTGCAGGACGCCTACTCGCTGCGCTGCGCGCCCCAGGTTCACGGCGCCGCGCGCGACACGGTCGCTCATGCCGACGCGGTCGCGCGCATCGAGCTTGCGTCCGCCATCGACAATCCGGTGGTTCTGCCCGACGGCAGGGTTGAGTCGAACGGGAACTTCCACGGAGCGCCACTTGGCTACGTTCTCGACTTCCTCGCGATCGCCGTCGCCGATGTCGCGTCTATGTCGGAGCGCCGCACCGACCGCTTTCTTGACCGCTCCCGCAACGGCGGCCTTCACGCGTTCCTCGCGTCGGACCCGGGCGTCGACTCCGGGCACATGATCGCCCAATACACGCAAGCGGCGATCGTCTCCGAGCTCAAGCGCCTTGCGGTGCCCGCGTCCGTCGACTCGATACCCACCTCGGCGATGCAAGAGGACCACGTCTCGATGGGATGGTCGGCCGGCCGCAAGCTCCGCCGCTCTATCGACGGCCTCACGCGAGTGCTCGCGATCGAGGTGATCACCGCCGCTCGCGGGATCGAGATGCGCGCCGAAGGCAGCGCCCCCGCCATCGCTCGCATTCTCGAGATGCTGCGCGAGCGCGTGCCGGGCGTTGGGCCAGATCGCTACCTCGCGCCGGAGATCGCGGCCGCGGTGGAGCTCGTCGCGAACGGCACGCTGGTGAAGGGACTGTACGCATGA
- the hutI gene encoding imidazolonepropionase, whose protein sequence is MNSTLLTGIGELTTHEDERPVRTSAAIVIDEGLVAWVGDAAAAPAADSAVDLDGAAALPGFVDSHTHLVFAGDRAGEFVARMEGAPYEAGGIRTTVARTRAASDDELLANLRKLVAEALRQGTTTIEVKSGYGLDLATEERSVRLAAQVTDEVTFLGAHVVPADADRDEYLSLVTGPMLDACAPHARWIDVFCEEGAFTRDESERVLRAGIAKGLGVRLHAAQLGPSDAIALAVELDAAAVDHASFLSDADIEMLARSRTVATLLPGVEFSSRLPWTDARRLLDAGVTVALASDCNPGSSFTTSMPMVIAWAVREMRMTPAEAIWAATAGGAQALRRDDVGHLSPGARANIAVLEAPSATHLAYRPGVPLVTRVWQDGVERTTARKAPSA, encoded by the coding sequence GTGAACTCGACGCTCCTCACGGGTATCGGGGAGCTGACGACTCACGAGGACGAGCGTCCCGTCCGCACCAGCGCCGCGATCGTCATCGACGAGGGCCTCGTCGCGTGGGTCGGCGACGCGGCTGCGGCACCCGCGGCGGACAGCGCCGTCGACCTCGACGGCGCGGCCGCGCTTCCCGGTTTCGTCGACTCGCACACGCACCTCGTCTTCGCGGGGGACCGCGCTGGCGAGTTCGTGGCCCGCATGGAAGGCGCCCCATACGAGGCAGGTGGCATTCGCACCACGGTGGCGCGCACCCGCGCCGCGTCAGACGATGAGCTCCTCGCGAACCTGCGCAAGCTCGTCGCGGAGGCCCTGAGGCAGGGAACCACCACCATCGAGGTCAAGTCCGGCTATGGGCTCGACCTCGCCACTGAGGAGCGCTCGGTGAGGCTCGCGGCGCAGGTCACTGACGAGGTCACCTTTCTGGGGGCCCACGTGGTGCCCGCGGACGCCGACAGGGATGAGTACCTGTCGCTCGTTACCGGGCCGATGCTCGACGCCTGCGCGCCCCATGCGCGGTGGATCGACGTGTTCTGCGAGGAGGGCGCCTTCACCCGCGACGAGTCGGAGAGGGTGCTGAGGGCTGGGATCGCGAAGGGACTGGGCGTGCGCTTGCATGCCGCCCAGTTGGGGCCGTCCGACGCGATCGCGCTCGCGGTCGAGCTCGACGCGGCCGCGGTCGACCACGCGAGCTTCCTCTCGGACGCGGACATCGAGATGCTCGCGCGTTCTCGAACGGTCGCGACGCTGCTGCCCGGCGTGGAGTTCTCCTCCCGGCTGCCCTGGACGGACGCACGCAGGCTCCTCGACGCCGGTGTCACGGTGGCGCTGGCGTCGGACTGCAACCCTGGGTCGTCGTTCACGACATCGATGCCCATGGTCATCGCGTGGGCGGTGCGCGAGATGCGCATGACGCCTGCCGAGGCGATCTGGGCGGCCACGGCCGGTGGAGCCCAGGCGCTGCGCCGCGACGATGTTGGCCACCTCTCTCCCGGTGCCCGCGCGAACATCGCGGTGCTCGAAGCGCCCTCGGCTACGCACCTCGCGTACCGCCCTGGCGTGCCGCTCGTCACCCGCGTGTGGCAGGACGGGGTCGAGCGCACTACAGCTCGGAAGGCTCCATCCGCGTAG
- a CDS encoding M20/M25/M40 family metallo-hydrolase, translating to MAAFAAVGELRSRGFAPTRPIAVVNFTEEEGGRFGLACLGSRLMTGAVDRSRALALADRDGVTLEQAMTAAGLEPARVGADPDRVRRIGAFVEPHIEQGHLPVIGSSPEVRGLAAAGAPLGVLTEIWAHGRWRVDIPGTPNHAGTTALEDRDDPVLTMARGILLVREMAHELGVIATVGKVSVVPGAVNAIASLATMWIDARGADAERVPLLAERVAAALGVSAVLESWTAATPFDEGLSDALAGAAQAASGVPAPRLPSGAGHDSGVLAEAGIPAAMLVVRNLDGTSHAAGEHADDADAHLAAVAIVSLLEALR from the coding sequence GTGGCTGCTTTCGCCGCCGTCGGCGAACTGCGCTCGCGGGGATTCGCCCCCACCCGGCCGATAGCGGTGGTGAACTTCACGGAGGAGGAGGGTGGGCGCTTTGGGCTTGCCTGCCTGGGATCGCGGCTCATGACGGGGGCCGTCGACCGCTCGCGCGCGCTCGCGCTCGCGGATCGCGATGGCGTCACCCTCGAGCAGGCGATGACCGCCGCCGGCCTGGAGCCTGCTCGCGTCGGCGCGGACCCCGATCGGGTCCGCCGCATAGGCGCGTTCGTGGAACCGCACATCGAGCAGGGACACCTGCCGGTGATCGGCTCGTCGCCGGAGGTGCGCGGGCTGGCCGCCGCCGGTGCGCCGCTCGGGGTGCTGACCGAGATCTGGGCCCACGGCCGGTGGCGCGTCGACATCCCGGGAACCCCCAATCACGCCGGGACCACGGCGCTCGAGGACAGGGACGATCCCGTGCTCACCATGGCGAGGGGAATCCTCCTGGTCAGGGAGATGGCTCACGAGCTGGGCGTCATCGCAACGGTGGGCAAGGTCTCCGTGGTGCCCGGAGCGGTCAACGCGATCGCCTCGCTCGCCACGATGTGGATCGACGCCCGTGGTGCCGACGCGGAGAGGGTGCCGTTGCTCGCCGAGCGCGTGGCTGCGGCGCTCGGCGTGAGCGCGGTGCTCGAGAGCTGGACCGCTGCCACGCCGTTTGATGAGGGGCTCTCCGACGCTCTCGCGGGCGCCGCGCAAGCGGCGAGCGGCGTACCGGCACCGCGCCTGCCGTCGGGGGCAGGCCACGACAGCGGCGTGCTCGCGGAGGCGGGAATACCTGCGGCAATGCTGGTTGTGCGCAATCTTGACGGCACGTCGCACGCCGCGGGCGAGCACGCGGATGACGCTGACGCGCACCTAGCGGCCGTGGCCATCGTCTCGCTCCTTGAGGCGTTGCGATGA
- a CDS encoding GuaB3 family IMP dehydrogenase-related protein gives MSNEIEIGRGKRGRRAYSFDDVAIVPSRRTRDPQNVSLRWQIDAFEFSIPVIAAPMDSVMSPATAIDLGRHGGLGVLDLEGVWTRYEDPTAQLEEIAQLDGADATKRMQQIYAEPVKEELITARLQEIRAAGVTVAGALSPQRTQEFYGTVLKAGVDLFVIRGTTVSAEHVSAGEEPLNLKKFIYELDVPVIVGGASTYQASLHLMRTGAAGVLVGFGGGAAQTTRTSLGIHAPMATAVADAAAARRDYLDESGGRYVHVIADGGVGRSGDMVKAIACGADAVMVGAALARAEEAPGAGYHWGPEAHHPELPRGERVHVGTVGTLEQILQGPATTADGTTNLMGALRRSMATTGYSDLKEFQRVDIVVSPYQPH, from the coding sequence GTGAGCAACGAGATCGAGATCGGCCGCGGAAAGCGCGGTCGCCGCGCCTACTCCTTCGACGACGTGGCCATCGTGCCCAGTCGCCGCACGCGCGACCCCCAGAACGTGTCTCTGCGCTGGCAGATTGACGCCTTCGAGTTCTCCATTCCCGTCATCGCCGCTCCCATGGACTCGGTGATGTCCCCGGCGACCGCCATTGACCTGGGTCGCCACGGCGGCCTCGGCGTGCTGGACCTTGAGGGCGTGTGGACCCGCTACGAGGACCCAACGGCGCAGCTTGAGGAGATCGCACAGCTGGACGGCGCGGACGCCACCAAGCGCATGCAGCAGATCTACGCGGAGCCGGTGAAGGAGGAACTCATCACCGCGCGGCTCCAGGAGATTCGCGCGGCGGGCGTCACCGTCGCCGGCGCCCTCAGCCCGCAGCGCACCCAGGAGTTCTACGGCACGGTGCTGAAGGCCGGGGTGGATCTCTTCGTCATTCGCGGCACCACAGTCAGCGCGGAGCACGTCTCCGCCGGCGAGGAGCCCCTCAACCTCAAGAAGTTCATCTATGAGCTGGACGTGCCCGTGATCGTCGGCGGCGCGTCCACTTACCAGGCATCGCTGCACCTCATGCGCACGGGCGCCGCGGGTGTGCTCGTTGGCTTTGGCGGCGGGGCCGCGCAGACCACGCGCACCTCGCTCGGCATTCACGCGCCCATGGCCACGGCGGTGGCCGACGCTGCCGCCGCCCGCCGCGACTACCTCGACGAGTCCGGGGGCCGGTACGTGCACGTCATCGCGGACGGCGGCGTTGGCCGCAGCGGCGACATGGTCAAGGCCATCGCGTGCGGGGCCGACGCTGTGATGGTCGGCGCCGCGCTCGCTCGTGCGGAAGAGGCGCCGGGCGCGGGCTACCACTGGGGCCCCGAGGCGCACCACCCGGAGCTGCCCCGCGGCGAGCGGGTGCACGTGGGAACGGTCGGCACGCTCGAGCAGATCCTTCAAGGCCCCGCGACCACCGCGGACGGCACCACCAACCTCATGGGCGCGCTGCGCCGGTCCATGGCCACCACGGGCTACAGCGACCTCAAGGAGTTCCAGCGGGTGGACATCGTCGTCAGCCCGTACCAGCCGCACTAG
- a CDS encoding helix-turn-helix domain-containing protein: protein MASNVPAASAALRMIRYLAAVAAPARAAVIARDLELPRSSVYHLLRVLMDEGFVVHFPEDRVYALSPLLGDLGLATQRTDQLARLGRPILERLVQRSAVPVVAHLAVRSDTEVMYLAREQGIRAPTTVTSIGVRLPAHLTATGRALLSLLAPAQVRALYPHAAGFSMRDTTGAEALKELATVIAQARTRGWATEDGEIVRDYGSTASAAVDRNGMPVAAIGLTFNRERAAEDTWATLGAAVAGAAHELSARVAGRY, encoded by the coding sequence ATGGCGAGCAACGTTCCCGCCGCTTCAGCGGCGCTGCGCATGATCCGGTATCTCGCCGCCGTGGCCGCCCCCGCGCGGGCGGCGGTCATCGCGCGGGATCTGGAACTCCCGAGGTCGTCCGTCTATCACCTGCTCCGCGTGCTCATGGACGAGGGATTCGTGGTCCACTTCCCCGAGGACCGCGTATACGCCCTGTCCCCCTTGCTCGGCGACCTGGGGCTTGCCACGCAGCGGACCGATCAGCTGGCGCGGCTTGGCAGGCCCATCCTCGAGCGGCTCGTTCAGCGCAGCGCGGTGCCGGTCGTGGCGCACCTGGCCGTGCGGTCCGATACCGAGGTGATGTACCTCGCGCGTGAGCAGGGGATTCGCGCTCCCACCACGGTCACGAGCATCGGCGTGCGCTTGCCCGCACATCTCACCGCAACAGGGCGTGCTCTTCTCTCTCTGCTCGCACCCGCTCAGGTGCGCGCGCTCTATCCCCACGCCGCGGGCTTCTCCATGCGCGACACCACGGGAGCGGAGGCGCTCAAGGAACTGGCCACCGTGATCGCTCAGGCGCGCACACGTGGCTGGGCCACCGAAGATGGCGAGATCGTGCGCGACTACGGCTCCACAGCGTCGGCCGCAGTGGACCGCAATGGCATGCCGGTCGCGGCCATCGGTCTCACCTTCAATCGGGAGCGAGCCGCCGAGGACACGTGGGCGACGCTCGGGGCCGCCGTCGCGGGCGCGGCGCACGAGCTGTCCGCACGTGTGGCCGGCCGGTACTGA
- a CDS encoding exonuclease domain-containing protein: MTWLDEPMVGFDTETTGVSTATDRIVTAALITRTGNGEPTQRTWLIDPGIPIPARATEVHGITTERARAEGQTPADALAEIAELLASALGSGIPVVGFNVQYDLSILETELARNGLPTLAERLPGGIRPIVDPLVLDRHLDRYRRGKRKLIDMCETYGVSVNPDALHAADADVLATLDLVRAIAARYPTLGQVALNDLHDQQVEAHRVWALHFASYLAGKGITEDLPSPLWPVSAPATTRMEPSEL; the protein is encoded by the coding sequence ATGACCTGGCTAGACGAACCGATGGTGGGCTTCGACACCGAGACAACGGGCGTGTCCACCGCCACCGACCGCATCGTGACCGCGGCGCTCATCACGCGCACGGGAAACGGCGAGCCCACGCAGCGCACGTGGCTCATCGACCCTGGTATTCCCATCCCCGCGCGGGCAACGGAGGTGCACGGCATCACCACTGAGCGGGCCCGCGCTGAGGGCCAAACACCGGCCGACGCTCTGGCCGAGATCGCGGAGCTCCTCGCCTCCGCGCTGGGTTCCGGGATTCCGGTGGTCGGCTTCAACGTGCAGTACGACCTCTCGATCCTGGAGACGGAGCTTGCCCGCAACGGACTGCCCACCCTCGCTGAGCGGCTGCCCGGCGGGATTCGACCCATCGTGGATCCGCTCGTCCTTGACCGCCACCTCGACCGCTACCGCCGCGGCAAGCGCAAGCTCATCGACATGTGCGAGACCTATGGCGTGAGCGTCAACCCCGACGCCCTGCACGCCGCCGATGCGGACGTGCTCGCCACGCTGGATCTGGTGCGCGCGATCGCGGCTCGGTATCCGACGCTCGGCCAGGTGGCGCTGAACGATCTTCACGACCAGCAGGTTGAGGCGCACCGCGTGTGGGCCCTGCACTTCGCGAGCTACCTCGCGGGCAAGGGCATCACCGAGGACCTTCCCAGTCCGCTGTGGCCCGTCTCGGCCCCTGCAACTACGCGGATGGAGCCTTCCGAGCTGTAG
- a CDS encoding amidohydrolase family protein, protein MTRLHLENALVDGKVLADVAVDVDADGRITAVSPGTARTADHVALDGLALPGFANAHSHAFHRLLRGRTDADGDDFWAWRDLMYRAAGRLDPDRYHSLARALFAELLEAGYTAVGEFHYLHRRPDGAAYAPHGAMAQALADAARGVGIRLTLLHTAYLRGGLDEHGNPLTGSDAQRPFLDTAREWRDRHEELAAITGPLVRRGAALHSLRAVDPADLPALLEAADSDEPLHAHVSEQPAENAQVGAAYGASPVEVLARAGGAVAAIHRGPCDPPQPRRRPPARRIRLDGVHVPVNGARPRRRHRPRARTGRCGGRTRRWLRSTRRRRPVRRVPPTRGPRAPCHRAAFAL, encoded by the coding sequence ATGACTCGACTGCATCTCGAAAACGCACTCGTCGACGGCAAGGTACTCGCCGACGTCGCGGTGGACGTCGACGCCGACGGGCGAATCACGGCGGTGTCCCCGGGCACGGCGAGGACGGCGGACCACGTGGCGCTCGATGGCCTGGCCCTGCCCGGCTTCGCCAACGCCCATTCGCATGCCTTTCACCGCCTCCTGCGCGGACGCACGGACGCGGACGGCGACGACTTCTGGGCATGGCGGGACCTCATGTACCGCGCGGCCGGCCGCCTGGACCCGGATCGGTACCACTCGCTCGCCCGCGCCCTCTTCGCGGAGCTCCTCGAAGCCGGCTACACCGCCGTCGGCGAGTTTCACTATCTTCACCGCCGCCCGGACGGCGCAGCGTATGCGCCCCACGGGGCGATGGCCCAGGCGCTCGCCGACGCGGCGCGGGGCGTGGGGATCCGGTTGACGCTCCTCCACACCGCGTATCTGCGTGGCGGGCTCGACGAGCACGGCAACCCGTTGACGGGCAGCGACGCGCAGCGCCCCTTCCTCGACACGGCACGCGAGTGGCGTGACCGCCACGAGGAGTTGGCCGCGATCACCGGACCGCTGGTGAGGAGGGGAGCGGCGCTGCATTCGCTGCGCGCGGTGGATCCCGCTGATCTGCCGGCCCTCCTCGAAGCGGCGGACTCCGACGAGCCGCTCCACGCGCACGTCTCCGAACAGCCGGCGGAGAACGCTCAGGTTGGCGCGGCGTACGGTGCGTCACCCGTCGAGGTTCTCGCGCGGGCCGGGGGTGCTGTCGCCGCGATTCACCGCGGTCCATGCGACCCACCTCAGCCCCGCCGACGTCCGCCTGCTCGCCGAATCAGACTCGATGGTGTGCATGTGCCCGTCAACGGAGCGCGACCTCGGCGACGGCATCGGCCCCGCGCGCGAACTGGCAGATGCGGGGGTCGGACTCGCCGTTGGCTCCGATCAACACGTCGTCGTCGACCCGTTCGACGAGTGCCGCCAACTCGAGGGCCACGAGCGCCTTGCCACCGGGCGGCGTTCGCGCTTTAG
- a CDS encoding amidohydrolase family protein codes for MGGYRSLGWQGGEIAVGALADLVVIDPASARTVGTDLARSWLSATAADVRHTVVGGTVVVRDGAHTAGPARDALRAAIEEVWT; via the coding sequence TTGGGGGGCTATCGAAGCCTCGGCTGGCAGGGCGGCGAGATCGCCGTCGGAGCGCTTGCGGACCTCGTCGTCATCGACCCGGCGTCGGCCAGGACCGTCGGCACCGACCTTGCGAGGTCGTGGCTGTCCGCCACGGCGGCGGACGTGCGGCATACGGTTGTCGGAGGCACGGTCGTAGTGCGAGACGGTGCACACACAGCTGGCCCCGCGCGCGATGCGCTGCGCGCGGCTATCGAGGAGGTGTGGACGTGA
- a CDS encoding cyclase family protein — translation MSRVIDLSQRIRDGLVTYPGHPAVSFSPWLTREDSRAHYAPGTEFALDMITMIGNTGTYLDSPFHRYVGGADLAGLALETLVDLPTEVVRLPAAVLGESRGISAAHLEGRDVAGKAVLLNTGWDVHFGRRRTATRRRSSRPTAWNGW, via the coding sequence GTGTCTCGCGTCATTGACCTCAGCCAGCGAATCCGGGACGGCCTCGTCACCTACCCTGGCCACCCCGCCGTTTCCTTCTCTCCGTGGCTGACCCGTGAGGACTCCCGCGCCCACTACGCGCCCGGCACCGAGTTCGCGCTCGACATGATCACCATGATCGGCAACACCGGCACCTACCTCGACTCGCCGTTCCACCGCTATGTGGGCGGCGCGGATCTGGCGGGTCTGGCTCTAGAGACTCTCGTGGACCTCCCCACGGAGGTGGTGCGGCTGCCGGCTGCGGTCTTGGGTGAGAGCCGCGGGATTTCCGCCGCGCACCTCGAGGGCCGCGACGTTGCGGGCAAAGCGGTGCTGCTGAACACCGGCTGGGACGTGCACTTCGGACGCCGGCGTACGGCGACCCGGCGCCGTTCCTCGCGGCCGACGGCGTGGAATGGCTGGTAG
- a CDS encoding type II toxin-antitoxin system PemK/MazF family toxin produces the protein MTSIGDVWLVDFGEPFPSEPAHTRPALVVGPPSDFGRHFPVVIVAPMTTTHRRIELHVEIEPTALSGLSRTSYVQPEGLRSVAKTRLIRRIGKIDPLDLRAVRASMAQLLELSAF, from the coding sequence ATGACCTCGATTGGTGACGTCTGGCTCGTCGACTTCGGCGAGCCGTTCCCGTCCGAACCTGCCCACACGCGGCCAGCCCTCGTCGTTGGTCCACCGAGCGACTTCGGCAGACACTTTCCCGTCGTTATCGTCGCTCCCATGACGACCACGCACCGTCGCATTGAGCTCCACGTCGAGATCGAACCCACTGCTCTCTCTGGGCTGTCACGGACCAGCTATGTGCAGCCGGAGGGCCTGCGCTCGGTCGCGAAGACCCGCCTCATTCGTCGCATCGGAAAGATTGACCCTCTCGACCTGCGAGCGGTGCGCGCGTCGATGGCGCAGTTGCTTGAACTGAGTGCTTTCTAG
- a CDS encoding urocanate hydratase, whose amino-acid sequence MITAHRGNELHTLGWQQEAALRMLQNNLDPEVAEHPDDLVVYGGTGRAARSWEAYHAIVRTLTTLKSDETLLVQSGKPVGVMTTHEWAPRVLIANSNLVGDWATWDEFRRLEAMGLTMYGQMTAGSWIYIGTQGILQGTYETFAAVAAALASRRGESADGASLAGTITLTAGLGGMGGAQPLAVTMNGGVAICVDVDQSRIDRRIEHEYLDVQAKSLEHALELAYGARDRKEALSIGVLGNAAITHPRLLAMGAEIDIVTDQTSAHDPLAYLPASVAFDDWVEARKDPGFADLARESMARHVEAMVGFQSAGAEVFDYGNNIRTEAKAAGFADAFAFPGFVPAYIRPLFAEGKGPFRWAALSGDPHDIAVTDRAILELFPENESLARWIRLAERKVRFQGLPARICWLGYGERDRAGLRFNELVAAGEISAPIVIGRDHLDSGSVASPYRETEAMLDGSDAIADWPLLNALVNTASGATWVSIHHGGGVGIGRSLHAGQVTVADGTELAQQKLARVLSNDPGMGVIRHVDAGYERAAEVAAERGVRIPMTEAP is encoded by the coding sequence ATGATCACGGCGCATCGCGGCAACGAGCTGCACACGCTCGGCTGGCAGCAGGAGGCCGCCCTCAGGATGCTGCAGAACAACCTCGACCCCGAGGTCGCCGAGCACCCGGACGACCTCGTCGTCTACGGGGGCACCGGCCGTGCCGCGAGGTCGTGGGAGGCGTACCACGCGATCGTCCGCACGCTCACGACGCTCAAGTCGGACGAGACGCTGCTCGTGCAGTCCGGCAAGCCCGTCGGCGTGATGACCACGCACGAGTGGGCCCCAAGGGTGCTCATCGCCAACTCGAACCTGGTCGGCGACTGGGCGACGTGGGACGAGTTCCGCAGGCTCGAGGCCATGGGCCTCACGATGTACGGCCAGATGACGGCGGGATCGTGGATCTACATCGGCACCCAGGGCATCCTGCAGGGCACGTACGAGACCTTCGCGGCGGTTGCCGCTGCGCTTGCTTCGCGCAGGGGCGAGTCGGCTGACGGAGCGTCGCTCGCGGGCACGATCACGCTGACGGCCGGCCTCGGCGGCATGGGCGGAGCACAGCCGCTCGCCGTCACCATGAACGGGGGTGTGGCGATCTGCGTCGATGTGGACCAGTCACGAATCGATCGGCGGATTGAGCACGAGTACCTCGACGTGCAGGCGAAGAGCCTCGAGCACGCCCTCGAACTCGCTTACGGGGCCAGAGACCGCAAGGAGGCACTCTCGATCGGAGTCCTCGGGAACGCGGCCATCACTCACCCGCGCCTGCTCGCGATGGGCGCCGAGATCGACATCGTCACCGATCAGACCTCGGCTCACGATCCCCTCGCGTACCTTCCCGCGAGCGTGGCCTTCGACGACTGGGTCGAGGCCCGCAAGGATCCGGGCTTCGCCGATCTAGCGCGCGAATCCATGGCGCGGCACGTGGAAGCGATGGTCGGCTTCCAGTCTGCGGGCGCGGAGGTCTTCGACTACGGCAACAACATTCGCACGGAGGCGAAGGCCGCGGGCTTCGCCGATGCGTTCGCCTTCCCCGGATTCGTGCCCGCCTACATCCGGCCGCTGTTCGCGGAGGGCAAGGGCCCCTTCCGCTGGGCCGCCCTCAGTGGGGATCCCCACGACATCGCCGTCACCGACCGCGCGATCCTGGAGCTCTTCCCGGAGAACGAGTCGCTCGCGAGGTGGATTCGCCTCGCGGAACGCAAGGTGCGCTTCCAAGGTCTCCCGGCCAGAATCTGCTGGCTCGGCTACGGGGAGCGGGATCGCGCGGGCCTGAGGTTCAACGAACTCGTAGCGGCAGGCGAGATCTCCGCCCCCATCGTCATCGGGCGCGACCACCTCGACTCCGGCTCCGTGGCGTCTCCCTACCGCGAAACCGAGGCCATGCTCGACGGTTCCGACGCGATCGCAGACTGGCCGCTGCTCAACGCCCTAGTCAACACAGCGTCGGGCGCCACCTGGGTGTCAATTCACCATGGCGGGGGCGTCGGAATAGGTCGTTCCCTGCACGCCGGCCAGGTGACGGTCGCCGACGGCACGGAACTCGCGCAGCAGAAGCTTGCGCGGGTGCTGTCCAACGATCCTGGTATGGGCGTGATCCGTCACGTTGACGCGGGTTACGAGCGAGCCGCGGAGGTCGCCGCGGAGCGCGGGGTGCGGATCCCCATGACCGAGGCGCCATGA